One segment of Phragmites australis chromosome 13, lpPhrAust1.1, whole genome shotgun sequence DNA contains the following:
- the LOC133889091 gene encoding RING-H2 finger protein ATL78-like: MEYSRRTLLHTPLSGQPSGPSQPVADGGAPGSNFDANVVTILAVLLCALICALGLNSIVRCALRCSSRVVVDPEPNPVARLAQSGLRRKALRGMPILVYTAGLKLNAANPMCAICLSDFEAGEHVRVLPKCNHGFHVRCIDRWLLARSTCPTCRQSLFGAPQKTSGCSEASQAGPAPARSVLVPLRPEGLVTPYDFRALVVT; encoded by the coding sequence ATGGAGTACTCAAGAAGGACCCTGCTGCACACTCCATTGTCCGGGCAACCCTCTGGTCCGAGCCAGCCAGTTGCAGATGGCGGGGCTCCTGGAAGCAACTTCGATGCCAACGTCGTCACGATCCTGGCCGTTCTTCTGTGCGCACTGATCTGCGCGCTCGGGCTGAATTCGATAGTCCGGTGCGCGCTGCGGTGCTCGAGCCGGGTGGTGGTGGATCCTGAGCCAAACCCAGTGGCACGGTTGGCTCAGAGCGGGCTGAGGAGGAAGGCCCTCCGGGGCATGCCGATCCTGGTCTACACGGCTGGGTTGAAGCTCAATGCTGCCAACCCGATGTGCGCGATCTGCCTCTCGGACTTTGAGGCCGGGGAGCATGTCAGGGTCCTCCCCAAGTGCAACCATGGCTTCCATGTCAGATGCATCGACCGGTGGCTGTTGGCGCGGTCGACATGCCCAACGTGCCGGCAGTCCCTGTTTGGAGCACCGCAGAAGACCTCTGGCTGCTCTGAGGCAAGCCAGGCCGGGCCTGCGCCTGCCCGCTCTGTTCTTGTTCCACTCAGACCTGAAGGTTTGGTCACTCCTTACGATTTTAGAGCCCTAGTTGTTACATGA
- the LOC133887988 gene encoding histone H3.2 codes for MARTKQTARKSTGGKAPRKQLATKAARKSAPATGGVKKPHRFRPGTVALREIRKYQKSTELLIRKLPFQRLVREIAQDFKTDLRFQSSAVAALQEAAEAYLVGLFEDTNLCAIHAKRVTIMPKDIQLARRIRGERA; via the coding sequence ATGGCCCGCACGAAGCAGACGGCGCGCAAGTCGACGGGCGGCAAGGCGCCACGGAAGCAGCTGGCGACGAAGGCGGCGCGCAAgtcggcgccggcgacgggcggCGTGAAGAAGCCGCACCGCTTCCGCCCCGGCACCGTGGCGCTGCGGGAGATCCGCAAGTACCAGAAGAGCACGGAGCTGCTGATCCGGAAGCTGCCCTTCCAGCGGCTGGTGCGGGAGATCGCGCAGGACTTCAAGACGGACCTCCGGTTCCAGTCCTCGGCGGTCGCCGCGCTGCAGGAGGCTGCTGAGGCGTACCTGGTGGGGCTCTTCGAGGACACCAACCTCTGCGCCATCCACGCTAAGCGCGTCACCATCATGCCCAAAGACATTCAGCTCGCGCGCCGCATCAGGGGCGAGAGGGCCTGA
- the LOC133887987 gene encoding G-type lectin S-receptor-like serine/threonine-protein kinase At2g19130, producing MPLFPTLCRFLLSLYILSCCAAMDAITPGRALSGNDKLVSRNGKFALGFFQTGSKSSHNSLNWYLGIWYNRVPKLNQVWVANGDNPLTDPISSELTISDNGNLVILNQATSSMIWSTQANTTTSNTIAILLSSGNLILQNSSNSSDVLWQSFDHPTDTFLPGAKLGWDKVTGLNRRLVSRKNLIDLAPGRYCEELDPSGANQFVFTLLNFSIPYWFSGEWNGQYFPSVPEMAGPFLFNFTFVNNDQEKYFTYNLLDDRTVTHHLLDVSGRTKTFIWLESSQNWVMSYAQPRAQCDVYAVCGPFTICNDNELLFCNCMKGFSIRSPTDWELDDRTGGCMRSTPLDCVTKKSTGSSTDKFYSIPCVRLPHNAYNIEAATSADKCETVCLSNCSCTAYSYDNGDCLVWYDELLNVKQQQCNGIANTNGGTLYLRLSAKEEHSQKDRTRGMMIAISLGVSFAILFSLALVLMIWWSKRKRYSFTLKNAQGGSGIVPFRYTDLQHATKNFSEKLGEGGFGSVFKGFLHDSATIAVKRLDGAHQGEKQFRAEVRSIGLIQHINLIKLIGFCCSRDSKLLVYEYMPNRSLDIHLFPGDAEILNWNTRYQIALGVARGLAYLHERCRDCIIHCDVKPQNILLDKSFIPKIADFGMAKFLGRDFSRALTTMRGTIGYLAPEWISGVAITPKVDVYSYGMLLLEIVSGRRNSHRGCTTTGDGDGDGDGDGDGDGDGDGYFPVQVAGRLLVGDVGSLVDHRLHGDVNLKEAERACKVACWCIQDNDLDRPSMSEVVQVLEGLTELGMPPVPRLLQAIAGSFHSA from the coding sequence ATGCCTCTCTTCCCCACCCTTTGCAGATTTCTCTTGTCCCTATACATCCTATCATGTTGTGCTGCCATGGACGCCATCACACCTGGTCGAGCACTTAGCGGCAACGACAAGCTTGTCTCCAGAAATGGCAAGTTCGCACTCGGCTTCTTCCAGACCGGCAGTAAGTCCTCCCACAACTCCCTGAACTGGTACCTAGGTATTTGGTACAACAGAGTTCCCAAGCTAAATCAAGTATGGGTTGCGAATGGTGACAACCCACTCACGGATCCCATCTCATCTGAGCTCACAATTTCCGACAATGGCAACCTTGTCATCTTAAACCAAGCCACCAGCTCCATGATCTGGTCCACCCAAGCAAATACCACAACCAGCAACACCATAGCTATACTGTTGAGCAGTGGAAACCTCATCCTACAGAACTCCTCAAACTCATCCGATGTGTTGTGGCAGAGCTTTGACCATCCCACAGATACTTTCCTCCCTGGTGCAAAACTTGGTTGGGACAAGGTCACTGGTCTGAACCGCCGTCTCGTTTCTAGGAAGAACTTGATCGACCTAGCTCCTGGAAGATACTGTGAGGAGTTAGACCCAAGTGGTGCTAATCAGTTCGTCTTTACACTGTTGAACTTCTCCATACCATATTGGTTCAGCGGGGAATGGAACGGCCAATATTTTCCCTCGGTGCCAGAGATGGCAGGgccttttcttttcaatttcacaTTTGTCAATAATGACCAGGAGAAGTACTTCACATATAATTTACTAGATGATAGAACGGTTACCCATCATCTATTGGATGTCTCAGGTCGAACGAAGACATTCATATGGCTTGAGAGCTCACAGAACTGGGTAATGAGCTACGCCCAACCCAGAGCTCAGTGTGATGTCTATGCTGTATGTGGACCTTTCACAATTTGTAATGACAATGAGCTTCTGTTCTGCAACTGCATGAAGGGATTCTCCATAAGATCACCAACGGATTGGGAGCTAGATGACCGAACAGGTGGGTGCATGAGAAGTACTCCATTAGATTGTGTTACCAAGAAAAGCACAGGAAGTTCAACTGACAAATTCTATTCTATACCATGTGTCAGGCTACCTCATAACGCCTACAACATAGAAGCTGCTACCAGTGCAGACAAATGTGAAACAGTTTGCTTAAGTAATTGCTCTTGCACTGCATATTCCTATGACAATGGCGACTGCTTGGTCTGGTATGACGAATTACTCAATGTAAAACAGCAGCAGTGTAATGGCATAGCTAATACTAATGGAGGAACTCTATACCTTCGCCTTTCTGCAAAAGAGGAGCATAGTCAGAAAGACAggacaagaggaatgatgattgccATTAGCCTTGGTGTAAGCTTTGCCATCTTGTTTTCTCTGGCACTCGTACTAATGATTTGGTGGAGCAAGAGGAAGAGGTATAGCTTCACCCTGAAAAATGCTCAAGGTGGTAGTGGGATTGTTCCATTTAGATATACTGATTTGCAACATGCAACTAAGAACTTCTCAGAGAAGCTGGGAGAAGGCGGCTTTGGTTCAGTATTCAAGGGATTTCTTCATGACTCGGCAACCATAGCGGTAAAAAGGCTTGATGGTGCACATCAAGGAGAGAAACAATTCAGGGCTGAAGTTCGCTCGATTGGACTTATccaacatataaatttaattaagCTAATTGGCTTCTGTTGCAGCAGAGATAGCAAATTGCTTGTCTATGAATATATGCCAAATCGTTCCCTTGACATCCATTTATTCCCAGGCGATGCTGAAATCTTAAATTGGAATACTAGGTATCAAATAGCTCTAGGAGTTGCTAGAGGACTAGCCTATTTGCATGAGAGGTGTCGAGACTGCATTATACACTGTGATGTTAAACCTCAAAACATACTTCTAGACAAATCGTTCATTCCCAAGATTGCAGACTTCGGAATGGCAAAGTTTTTAGGAAGGGATTTTAGCCGAGCTTTGACTACAATGAGAGGAACTATAGGATATCTTGCACCTGAATGGATTAGTGGAGTGGCCATCACACCAAAAGTTGATGTTTACAGTTATGGAATGCTTTTGTTGGAAATTGTTTCAGGAAGGAGGAACTCGCATAGAGGATGTACCACTActggtgatggtgatggtgatggtgatggtgatggtgatggtgatggtgatggtgatggtTATTTCCCTGTGCAAGTTGCAGGTAGGCTTCTTGTGGGAGATGTTGGAAGCTTGGTGGATCACAGATTGCATGGGGATGTCAATCTAAAGGAAGCTGAAAGAGCTTGTAAGGTTGCTTGTTGGTGCATTCAAGACAATGACTTGGATCGACCATCGATGAGTGAAGTGGTTCAAGTTCTCGAGGGTTTGACAGAACTTGGCATGCCTCCAGTGCCAAGACTACTTCAAGCTATTGCAGGAAGCTTCCATTCAGCTTGA
- the LOC133887986 gene encoding protein FAR1-RELATED SEQUENCE 7-like codes for MSSSAEPPPSPTLAQPAASGSQASISCPPKPNPTITTPPPQNPSVATTAPSLNTTGPTTATAPSWKASRGAITALSRNASGAAAATAAAPSRDPCGTVITSTAVPRNLSNAASAAAAAPRNPTVATGAVALRNPLGTAPVGGVPQGAAPTLPEDYTPRMGQEFDSEHEAYEFYRYYGWKVGFNVRKEYANRSKKTGEITSRKFACSREGYKANEKPGSHTRVLVPDSRTGCNAHLIIRRRKPGTKLEVYAFQPRHNHPLFAAFCMPCPIQWMTMPDAVPPPDYLVNGGESPREQNSTEGGNAVCVGEGQRRPLRTRRQWEMKYGEAGALLNHFQEQSLADPSFYHAVQLDVEDKVANIFWADARMIIDYSQFGDVVAFDVVSRNSISLRHFSSFVGCNSLGEPIVFALALMYDESVESFQWLFETFLHAMSGQTPKTFFSHQDTVIAKAMSLVMPDTSHALCAWNLKHAATKILNQLGRGDCSFIKEFKACINEYEEEMEFLTSWNAMINKHNLCDNVWLQKVFEEKEKWARPYVKGIFSAGMKGTRLNDRLHSEVRDHLRAEVDVILFLRHLQKVINDRRYKELEVEYSSRLKLPYFKIKAPILTQAFEAYTNMIFQLFQEEYEEFQSAYIVKRDESGPCREYTISIVEKEKQYTVYGNPTEQTVSCSCRKFETKGFLCSHALKVLDTMDIKYLPDRYIMKRWTKYARCLTSSEVPGQTFQADKSLAFSSRYQYMCWKYVRLVARASECEESYTILDKFWLELCKKVDDILQKQTSIGTSMTQPDVRNLMISLSSITEPEKVIDKSSKATKVGQKNKTQPRNCIEKGLRKKQKVHSEQPSMLNSLSDASA; via the coding sequence ATGAGCTCCTCGGCGGAGCCCCCTCCATCTCCCACTCTCGCTCAGCCCGCCGCGTCAGGCAGCCAGGCCTCCATCTCCTGCCCACCAAAACCTAACCCCACAATCACCACCCCGCCGCCCCAGAATCCTTCGGTGGCTACCACCGCCCCATCTCTGAACACCACTGGacccaccaccgccaccgctcCGTCCTGGAAGGCTTCACGTGGCGCCATCACCGCACTGTCCCGAAATGCCtcgggagccgccgccgccaccgccgcagcgCCGTCCCGAGACCCCTGTGGGACCGTCATAACTTCGACCGCGGTGCCCCGGAACCTCTCCAAcgcggcctccgccgccgccgccgcgccccgaAATCCCACGGTTGCCACCGGCGCTGTGGCGCTCCGAAACCCCTTGGGGACTGCGCCGGTTGGCGGCGTTCCCCAGGGGGCCGCCCCCACTCTCCCGGAGGACTACACGCCGCGGATGGGGCAGGAGTTCGACTCTGAGCACGAGGCATACGAGTTCTACCGCTACTACGGCTGGAAGGTGGGGTTCAACGTTCGCAAGGAGTACGCCAACAGGAGCAAGAAGACCGGCGAGATCACCTCCCGCAAGTTCGCCTGCTCGCGCGAGGGCTACAAGGCCAACGAGAAGCCGGGTAGCCACACCAGGGTGCTGGTGCCGGACTCGAGGACAGGCTGCAACGCGCACCTCATCATCCGGCGCAGGAAGCCCGGCACCAAATTAGAGGTCTATGCTTTCCAGCCACGGCACAACCACCCGCTCTTCGCTGCGTTCTGCATGCCCTGCCCTATCCAGTGGATGACAATGCCTGACGCTGTACCACCTCCGGATTATTTGGTGAATGGGGGTGAGTCACCGAGAGAGCAGAATTCTACTGAAGGGGGGAATGCTGTGTGTGTAGGGGAAGGGCAGCGGCGGCCTCTGCGGACGAGGAGGCAGTGGGAGATGAAGTATGGGGAAGCTGGCGCTTTATTGAATCACTTCCAAGAACAGTCTCTAGCCGACCCTTCCTTCTATCATGCTGTGCAGTTGGATGTTGAGGATAAAGTGGCAAATATATTCTGGGCGGATGCAAGGATGATTATTGACTACAGTCAATTTGGTGATGTTGTTGCATTTGATGTGGTGTCTAGAAACAGTATTAGCCTCCGCCATTTTTCCTCCTTTGTTGGTTGCAACAGTTTGGGTGAGCCTATTGTTTTTGCATTGGCCCTCATGTACGATGAATCTGTTGAGTCTTTCCAGTGGCTATTTGAGACGTtcctgcatgcaatgtctggaCAAACGCCAAAGACCTTTTTTTCACATCAAGACACGGTTATAGCGAAGGctatgtcattagtgatgcctGATACAAGTCATGCTCTATGTGCATGGAATCTAAAGCATGCTGCAACTAAGATCTTAAATCAGCTTGGTAGAGGAGACTGCAGTTTCATCAAGGAATTCAAGGCTTGCATCAATGAGTATGAGGAGGAGATGGAATTTCTCACTTCTTGGAATGCTATGATCAATAAGCATAACCTTTGTGATAACGTTTGGTTGCAAAAGGTATttgaagaaaaggagaagtggGCCAGACCCTATGTAAAAGGGATATTTTCAGCGGGGATGAAGGGTACACGGTTAAATGATCGCCTGCATTCTGAGGTGCGGGATCATTTGAGAGCTGAGGTGGATGTTATTTTGTTCTTGAGGCATCTTCAGAAGGTGATCAATGATAGGCGCTACAAGGAGCTGGAGGTCGAGTATAGTTCAAGGCTTAAGTTACCGTATTTTAAGATTAAAGCTCCTATTCTAACACAAGCTTTTGAGGCCTATACCAATATGATCTTTCAGCTTTTCCAAGAGGAATATGAAGAGTTCCAATCAGCTTACATTGTGAAACGTGATGAAAGTGGCCCATGTCGTGAATATACCATTTCAATTGTTGAGAAAGAGAAGCAATATACGGTTTATGGAAACCCTACAGAACAGACTGTTTCTTGCTCATGTAGAAAGTTTGAGACAAAGGGTTTCTTGTGTAGCCATGCGCTGAAAGTTCTAGATACTATGGATATTAAGTATCTACCAGATAGATACATCATGAAGCGCTGGACCAAATATGCTAGGTGTTTGACATCATCGGAGGTCCCAGGTCAAACGTTTCAAGCTGATAAATCATTGGCATTTTCTAGTCGctatcaatacatgtgctggaaGTACGTTAGGCTTGTTGCTCGAGCATCAGAATGTGAGGAATCTTATACAATACTAGACAAATTTTGGTTAGAACTTTGCAAGAAAGTTGATGACATCCTACAAAAGCAAACCAGCATTGGCACATCTATGACCCAGCCTGATGTTCGGAATCTTATGATATCCTTATCTTCCATCACAGAACCAGAAAAGGTCATAGACAAATCAAGCAAGGCAACAAAAGTTGGACAAAAAAATAAAACCCAACCAAGAAACTGCATTGAGAAAGGTCTGCGTAAGAAGCAGAAGGTGCACTCAGAACAACCTTCAATGCTGAATTCGTTGTCTGATGCTTCTGCTTGA